ATGGTTAATACATTATACTGACTACTTTTTTCTCAATTAAGATATACAAATCTTTTATATTTAGTAATCAGAAAGGCAATAAAGCATATGTACCTTACCTCTTCACCATCCTATGTTGAATTCCTTTTCAATATGTTCTTTGATAAgagtaaaaatttaaatagtcTTTGGTGAGATATTGCATTATGCTATTCTTTTCTTGTGGGCAtggggataatttttttaaaaaaatccaagcaATTTAGTCCTACAGGGGAAAGTTTTCCATTCTTGCTAAGTTTATTTATAACTAGAAGTCAGATACCAACTACATCTAccctagaaaaaaaatctcaagcaAAAGAGAGCTGCCTCAAAggaatttgtaaaatatatgtgCCTAGATAGGTCATCTGTTTATAAAGTACTGGGAAAAGGTAGAGAATACAGTCAGTCCTCAGATGCTTTGGAAAtctgaaacataaaaaaaagtcttttgaaaATCACATTGGTATATATACCACCGCTTAATGGAGGAATGACTCAGCATTGATGTGAGTGGGATTATGATCTCAGATGTGAATTCTGGAAATATTAACTTTTAGCTAGTATATGTGGTAGTGAAAGATTATAAATTTGGAGTCAGGAGCTTTAGGCTGATTCCCAGTTCTACCACTGGTGGCTTATGGTCATCATTTAGCCAAACCTTGGTCAACTTCCTGCAATAAACACTTCTGGTTTAAAAAGTTAATCTTACTTTATGGATATGGAAAGTGAGATTCTGAGAGATTAAGTAATTGTCTGATGTCCCACAGGTGATAAGCCATGTCTTCAGGTCTTTTGGATCCCAGGacccaagatttttaaaaatgtttccgcATGAGTGCTGTCATCGTAGGGAGCCAAATAGATTTTCACATTAATTTATCTGTTTGTCCACCTGTCCACCTGCATGTGGGCAACTTGATTAGAagtcaatttaaaagaaaaaatagatactgGCTTTGAAAATGTAATCACTGATAAACACTATTCTTATGTTTTAGTGATATATCTATTCTGTCTAATTACATGACTTAATATCTTCCCCCACTATGAGGCCAAGAAAGAATAAACATGTACTTAggacatatatataaattataatagaaaatataaaaggcaGACATAAAAGGCATTAATGTTTTAGTATTGTCACTGAGCTTCTTTTAGGTTTTAGATATGTTTGCTCTGTGCTATGAATGAAGACGGGTTAAAAAGAGTCCTAGAGGCTTAAATGGAAGTGAATGAGATGTCTTATTGCTGTACGTCATCGGTTTTGTTTTTATCTGGTGTTGAGTTGGCTCATTAAGTTCTGTGTTCCAAGTGTTTATTTGTCTATTGTCACTTTCCAGTCAGCTCTTTGTAGCCTACAGAAATGGAAGAGTGGATGAAGCAGTCTCTCTGGGTTTTCTGGTTTGCTGGATAGGTGGAGACCTGACAAATTTCAAAGGCTGCTACCTGACTAACCAACTGCCTATTCAGGTAAAAGTTTCTCCAGATTTATCTTCAAAACAGTGAAGGTTCTGGGTTATGTGTGTATGGAGGGCTTCATGTGTAGAGTTCACAAATTTAGCAAACAAAATACAGGATACTCGGTAAAATTtggatttcagataaacaacaaatacttttttagtATAGACCTGCTCTAAATATTGCATAAGTGTTCTGTATCTGACAACCCTCTTAATGTGGCAAATTTTTTACAGTAGAATAGAGGTCTGTCtgttttcagatatatttttaaagtctacATCCAGTTTTAATTCCTTTTCTTCAtacagttttaatattttcttgccTCAAGGTAGCTGAACATGATATGTTGCCATTAGGGGATTCTTATTCTTTTCTATACTAAGGTTGAACAATAATCCACTGTTGCTGACACATAGTTTACAATGAGAGTCATGATTAAAAATATAGTCAGTGGCTATAGGCAAATATTTCTACGGTagtattgaaatgaaaaaaataaagtggaataTTTGTAACCTTTTAGAATACTTTGTTAATGTATTTAATCATGTAAATGACTTTGTCACCTTCATACACTATCCTgtatatattgcataatggtggCCTTGGATTTTATGTTTATGGATGTCCATCCTTATCTACCACTCCAGATTTTTACAGCCATCTTCGACATGAACACGGATATAATCATACTCTCACAA
This region of Gorilla gorilla gorilla isolate KB3781 chromosome 2, NHGRI_mGorGor1-v2.1_pri, whole genome shotgun sequence genomic DNA includes:
- the SLC66A1L gene encoding putative uncharacterized protein SLC66A1L isoform X3 gives rise to the protein MKVMGNNRVNTANSSTDKSRENLTCRRSQLFVAYRNGRVDEAVSLGFLVCWIGGDLTNFKGCYLTNQLPIQIFTAIFDMNTDIIILSQFMYYRLKNQKKKISEEDLLKELHFCCLHWP